From the genome of Hymenobacter sp. PAMC 26628, one region includes:
- the surE gene encoding 5'/3'-nucleotidase SurE: MSDSPLASAAPRPLVLVSNDDGITAPGIGHLVRIVQALGAEVVVVAPDSPQSGMGHAITIGQPLRLTENRVFGPDVAAYQCSGTPADCVKIAKHHVLKDRTPDLVVSGINHGSNASVNVLYSGTMSAAIEAAIEGLPAIGFSLCEYGDDADFSHVGPWVTQICQHALAHGVPPGTALNVNIPKKSAGPVAGLRLSRQARAKWQEEFDERHDPYQRPYFWLIGSFVNLDPGTDTDEWALAHQYVSIVPCQFDLTAYRGLEFLSQQWQLPLPAVGAAVAPPQPIPAEDYGIAADEPGAWAAD, translated from the coding sequence ATGTCCGACTCGCCCCTCGCTTCCGCCGCCCCTCGTCCGCTCGTCCTCGTGTCCAACGACGACGGCATCACCGCCCCCGGCATCGGGCACTTGGTGCGCATCGTGCAGGCCCTGGGGGCCGAAGTGGTGGTGGTGGCGCCCGACTCGCCGCAGTCGGGCATGGGCCACGCCATCACCATCGGCCAGCCGCTGCGCCTGACGGAAAACCGCGTATTTGGGCCCGACGTGGCCGCCTACCAGTGCTCGGGCACGCCGGCCGACTGCGTAAAAATTGCCAAGCACCACGTGCTGAAGGACCGCACGCCCGACCTCGTGGTGTCGGGCATCAACCACGGCTCCAACGCCTCGGTGAACGTGCTGTACTCGGGCACCATGTCGGCGGCCATCGAGGCGGCCATCGAGGGGCTGCCGGCCATCGGCTTTTCGCTGTGCGAATACGGCGACGACGCCGACTTCTCGCACGTGGGGCCCTGGGTAACCCAGATTTGCCAGCACGCCCTGGCCCACGGCGTGCCCCCCGGCACGGCCCTGAACGTGAACATTCCCAAGAAGTCAGCCGGGCCCGTGGCCGGCCTGCGCCTGAGCCGCCAGGCCCGCGCCAAGTGGCAGGAAGAGTTCGACGAGCGCCACGACCCCTACCAGCGCCCGTATTTCTGGCTCATCGGCTCGTTCGTGAACCTCGACCCCGGCACCGACACCGACGAGTGGGCCCTGGCCCACCAGTACGTGTCCATTGTGCCCTGCCAGTTTGATTTAACGGCTTACCGCGGCCTGGAATTCCTCAGCCAGCAGTGGCAGCTGCCGCTGCCCGCCGTCGGCGCCGCCGTTGCGCCGCCGCAGCCCATCCCGGCCGAAGACTACGGCATTGCCGCGGACGAGCCGGGTGCCTGGGCGGCGGACTAA
- a CDS encoding M14 family metallopeptidase has translation MFAFLFAALMTATPSASAPAPAPAWRTPFENDPAHNTTATHAECVAYYQKLAAAYPGHISLREAGPTDCGLPLHEVVLSADGDTDPVHLRALHRPVLFIQNGIHPGEPEGIDASMMLARDLVQQPRLGKLLAGVTVVIVPIYNVGGALNRNSTTRANQNGPASYGFRGNARNFDLNRDYVKQDSRNARSFAALFQKWQPEVFVETHTSNGADYQYTMTLIPTQHSKLAPALGAYLQKEMLPALYHGMDQKKWPMTPYVDFNGETPESGMQAFLESPRYSTGYAALFHTIGFMPETHMLKAFGPRVQATYDLLLTMLETVQRQAPALLAARAGALAAQATQTTFPLAWALDDKPSETVQFRGYEAGHRPSEVSGQPRLYYDRARPYTRPVPYTNTAHATATAGAPTAYLIPQAWGEVVDNLRRNGVRLERLAQDVTVPAETYYVEDFQTVPRAYEGHYLHSQVRLRPVQGPVACRAGDYVARVAQPAARYLVETLEPRATDSFFAWGFFDSILQQKEHYSDYVFEDLAADLLRRDPALRQQLEAARQADAQLAASGPAQLEWVYQHSAYYEPTHNRYPVARWLGQGSLPTKE, from the coding sequence ATGTTCGCTTTCCTCTTCGCCGCGCTGATGACCGCCACTCCTTCCGCTTCAGCCCCCGCGCCCGCCCCCGCCTGGCGCACCCCCTTTGAGAACGACCCGGCCCACAACACCACCGCCACCCACGCCGAGTGCGTGGCCTACTACCAAAAGCTGGCCGCCGCTTACCCGGGCCACATCAGCCTGCGCGAGGCGGGGCCCACCGACTGCGGCCTGCCGCTGCACGAAGTCGTGCTGTCGGCCGACGGCGACACCGACCCCGTGCACCTGCGGGCCCTGCACCGGCCGGTGCTGTTCATCCAGAACGGCATTCACCCGGGCGAGCCCGAGGGCATCGACGCGAGCATGATGCTGGCGCGCGACCTGGTGCAGCAGCCCCGGCTGGGCAAGCTGCTGGCGGGCGTCACGGTCGTCATCGTGCCCATCTACAACGTGGGCGGGGCCCTGAACCGCAACAGTACCACCCGCGCCAACCAGAACGGCCCGGCCAGCTACGGCTTCCGCGGCAACGCCCGCAATTTCGACCTGAACCGCGACTACGTGAAGCAGGACTCGCGCAATGCCCGCTCGTTTGCGGCGCTGTTTCAGAAGTGGCAGCCCGAGGTATTTGTGGAAACGCACACCTCCAACGGCGCCGACTACCAGTACACGATGACGCTCATCCCGACCCAGCACAGCAAGCTGGCGCCAGCCCTGGGGGCCTACTTGCAAAAGGAAATGCTGCCCGCGCTGTACCACGGCATGGACCAGAAAAAGTGGCCCATGACGCCGTACGTGGACTTTAACGGCGAAACGCCGGAGAGCGGGATGCAGGCGTTTTTGGAGAGCCCGCGCTACTCCACCGGCTACGCGGCCCTGTTCCACACCATCGGCTTCATGCCCGAAACCCACATGCTGAAGGCCTTCGGGCCCCGCGTGCAGGCCACCTACGACCTGCTGCTGACGATGCTCGAAACCGTGCAGCGCCAGGCCCCTGCCCTGCTGGCCGCCCGCGCCGGGGCCCTGGCCGCGCAGGCCACCCAAACCACCTTCCCCCTGGCCTGGGCCCTGGACGACAAGCCGAGCGAAACCGTGCAGTTCCGCGGCTACGAGGCCGGCCACCGGCCCAGCGAAGTCAGCGGCCAGCCGCGCCTGTACTACGACCGCGCCCGGCCCTACACCCGGCCCGTGCCCTACACCAACACGGCCCATGCCACGGCCACCGCGGGGGCCCCCACGGCCTACCTCATCCCGCAGGCCTGGGGCGAGGTGGTGGACAACCTGCGCCGCAACGGCGTGCGGCTGGAGCGCCTGGCACAGGACGTGACCGTGCCCGCCGAGACGTACTACGTGGAGGATTTCCAGACCGTGCCCCGCGCCTACGAGGGCCACTACCTGCACAGCCAGGTGCGGCTGCGCCCCGTGCAGGGCCCCGTGGCCTGCCGCGCCGGCGACTACGTGGCCCGCGTGGCCCAGCCCGCCGCCCGCTACCTGGTGGAAACCCTGGAGCCCCGGGCCACCGACTCGTTCTTCGCCTGGGGCTTCTTCGACAGCATTTTGCAGCAGAAAGAGCACTACTCCGACTACGTGTTCGAGGACCTCGCCGCCGACCTGCTGCGCCGCGACCCGGCCCTGCGCCAGCAGCTCGAAGCCGCCCGCCAGGCCGACGCCCAGCTGGCCGCCAGCGGCCCCGCCCAGCTCGAATGGGTGTACCAGCACTCGGCCTACTACGAGCCCACCCACAACCGCTACCCCGTGGCGCGGTGGCTGGGGCAGGGCTCTTTGCCGACCAAGGAGTAG
- a CDS encoding 2'-5' RNA ligase family protein: MNLQAHYDAMRAAAVHQLAQGRAELDPLLDAPDDDRRGITLLARFPARITAALETILDDFRRTEPRQYYYPAADVHLTVLSIISCYRGFALPMVDAAAYRAAVREIAGPVRPFGVTFSGLTASPGGIIVQGTPLGPGLAELRDRTRAYFQHAALQQSIDQRYSIQTAHSTVIRFRSKILDTKTLLANIEKYQHHFIGTFEVDEVELVFNDWYQRAANTVLLEKYSLTGA, translated from the coding sequence ATGAACCTCCAAGCGCACTACGACGCCATGCGCGCCGCGGCCGTTCACCAGCTGGCGCAGGGCCGGGCCGAGCTGGACCCGCTGCTTGACGCACCGGACGACGACCGCCGCGGCATCACGCTGCTGGCGCGGTTCCCGGCCCGCATCACCGCCGCCCTCGAAACAATTCTGGACGATTTCCGCCGCACCGAGCCCCGGCAGTACTACTACCCGGCCGCCGACGTGCACCTCACCGTGCTATCCATCATTTCCTGCTACCGCGGGTTTGCGCTGCCCATGGTTGACGCCGCGGCGTACCGGGCGGCCGTGCGCGAAATTGCGGGGCCCGTGCGGCCGTTCGGGGTCACGTTTTCGGGCCTCACGGCCTCGCCGGGCGGCATCATCGTGCAGGGCACTCCCCTCGGCCCCGGCCTGGCCGAACTGCGCGACCGCACCCGCGCCTATTTCCAGCACGCGGCCTTGCAGCAGTCCATCGACCAGCGCTACAGCATCCAAACGGCTCATTCCACCGTCATTCGCTTCCGAAGCAAAATACTGGACACCAAAACACTGCTGGCCAACATCGAAAAATACCAGCACCACTTCATCGGCACGTTCGAAGTGGACGAAGTAGAGCTGGTATTCAACGACTGGTACCAGCGGGCGGCAAACACCGTCTTGCTGGAGAAATATTCCCTTACCGGGGCTTAG
- a CDS encoding bifunctional 3,4-dihydroxy-2-butanone-4-phosphate synthase/GTP cyclohydrolase II: MLDTIESAIEDLRAGKVVVVVDDEDRENEGDFICAAEAATPEIINFMATHGRGLVCAPLTEERCNELGLELMVGRNTALHATPFTVSVDLLTNGVTTGISASDRSKTIQALVDPATKPEDLGKPGHIFPLKARREGVLRRAGHTEAAVDLARLAGFAPAGVLVEILKEDGEMARLPDLEKVAKQWDLKLISVQDLIKYRLAQESLIHREISVQLPTAWGDFDLYAYTQRSNGAQHLALVKGDLSDPAPMLTRVHSSCITGDIFGSCRCDCGPQLHQAMQQIEREGRGVVVYMNQEGRGIGLINKLKAYKLQEQGRDTVQANEDLGFKGDERDYGVGAAILRDLGIRQMRLLTNNPKKRTGLAGYGLEVVETVPIEIASNPHNATYLATKRDKMGHDILRDAEAALATSAGAPAA; this comes from the coding sequence ATGTTAGACACCATTGAATCCGCCATTGAGGACCTGCGCGCCGGCAAAGTCGTTGTCGTAGTGGACGACGAGGACCGCGAAAACGAGGGCGACTTCATTTGTGCCGCCGAAGCCGCCACGCCCGAAATTATCAACTTCATGGCCACCCACGGCCGCGGCCTGGTCTGCGCGCCCCTCACCGAAGAGCGCTGCAACGAGCTGGGCCTCGAGCTGATGGTGGGCCGCAACACGGCCCTGCACGCCACGCCCTTCACCGTATCGGTGGACCTGCTGACCAACGGCGTGACCACCGGCATTTCGGCCTCCGACCGCAGCAAAACCATCCAGGCCCTGGTGGACCCCGCCACCAAGCCCGAAGACCTGGGCAAGCCCGGCCACATCTTCCCCCTCAAGGCCCGCCGCGAAGGCGTGCTGCGCCGCGCCGGCCACACCGAGGCGGCCGTGGACCTGGCCCGCCTAGCGGGCTTCGCGCCAGCCGGTGTGCTGGTCGAGATTTTGAAGGAAGACGGTGAGATGGCCCGCCTGCCCGACCTCGAAAAAGTGGCCAAGCAGTGGGACTTGAAGCTGATTTCGGTGCAGGACCTCATCAAGTACCGCCTGGCGCAGGAGAGCCTGATTCACCGCGAGATTTCGGTTCAACTACCCACCGCCTGGGGCGATTTTGACCTTTACGCCTACACCCAGCGCTCGAACGGGGCCCAGCACCTGGCCCTGGTCAAAGGCGACCTCAGCGACCCGGCGCCCATGCTGACGCGGGTGCACAGCTCGTGCATCACGGGCGACATTTTCGGCTCGTGCCGCTGCGACTGCGGGCCCCAGCTCCACCAGGCCATGCAGCAAATTGAGCGCGAGGGCCGCGGCGTGGTGGTGTACATGAACCAGGAAGGCCGCGGCATTGGCCTCATCAACAAGCTGAAAGCCTACAAGCTGCAGGAGCAGGGCCGCGACACGGTGCAGGCCAACGAGGACCTGGGCTTCAAGGGCGACGAGCGCGACTACGGCGTGGGCGCCGCCATCCTGCGCGACCTCGGCATCCGCCAGATGCGCCTGCTCACCAACAACCCCAAGAAGCGCACCGGCCTGGCCGGCTACGGCCTGGAAGTGGTGGAAACCGTGCCCATCGAAATCGCCTCCAACCCGCACAACGCCACCTACCTGGCCACCAAGCGCGACAAAATGGGCCATGACATCCTGCGCGACGCCGAGGCGGCGCTGGCCACCAGCGCCGGGGCCCCCGCGGCTTAA
- a CDS encoding glycosyltransferase, translated as MRLLVLLSRFPHPLDKGDKLRAYYQLRYLAGQGHEICLLALSDEPVGAGALAAVRPLCRGGLHVYRLRLLARGRGLAGALATGGRPLQVGYFYNAGAQRLVDALVAGFRPDHIYCQLIRMAEYLRAYAGQWPMTLDYMDVFSAGMARRAATAPAWQQPVLALEARRLAAYETEAFAWFAHHTVISDQDRQLLAHPQRARVHLVPNGIALDVFRPQPGAPKTYDLLFCGNMGYHPNVDAACWLAEHILPLVQRHHPGARLLVAGTTPAARVRALAQRPGVAVSGWLPDIRSAYAQARVFVAPMRVGTGLQNKLLEAMAMGLPCVTTPLANNALNGTPALHLLVAADAEGLADAVGQLLADSAAADQLGARGLTFVQQHYDWAATTARLENLLLLNC; from the coding sequence ATGCGCCTGCTCGTGCTGCTTTCGCGCTTTCCGCACCCCCTCGACAAGGGGGACAAGCTGCGCGCCTACTACCAGCTGCGCTACCTGGCCGGGCAGGGCCACGAAATTTGCCTGCTCGCCCTGAGCGACGAGCCCGTGGGCGCCGGGGCCCTGGCCGCCGTGCGCCCGCTGTGCCGGGGCGGGCTGCACGTGTACCGGCTGCGGCTGCTGGCGCGCGGGCGCGGGCTGGCCGGGGCCCTGGCCACCGGCGGCCGGCCGTTGCAGGTGGGCTACTTTTACAACGCCGGGGCCCAGCGGCTGGTCGATGCGTTGGTGGCCGGGTTTCGGCCCGACCACATTTACTGCCAGCTCATTCGCATGGCCGAGTACCTGCGGGCCTACGCCGGCCAATGGCCCATGACGCTGGACTACATGGACGTGTTTTCGGCCGGCATGGCGCGGCGGGCGGCCACCGCGCCGGCCTGGCAGCAACCGGTGCTGGCGCTGGAGGCCCGCCGCCTGGCCGCCTACGAAACCGAGGCCTTTGCCTGGTTCGCCCACCACACCGTCATCAGCGACCAGGACCGGCAGCTGCTGGCGCACCCGCAGCGCGCGCGGGTGCACCTCGTGCCCAACGGCATTGCCCTCGACGTGTTCCGGCCCCAGCCGGGGGCCCCCAAAACCTACGACCTGTTGTTTTGCGGCAACATGGGCTACCACCCCAACGTGGACGCCGCCTGCTGGCTGGCCGAACACATCTTGCCGCTGGTGCAGCGCCACCACCCGGGCGCTCGGCTGCTGGTGGCCGGCACCACACCCGCCGCGCGGGTGCGGGCGCTGGCCCAGCGCCCGGGCGTGGCCGTGAGCGGCTGGCTGCCCGACATCCGCAGTGCCTACGCCCAGGCGCGGGTGTTTGTGGCCCCCATGCGGGTGGGCACGGGCCTCCAAAACAAGCTGCTGGAGGCCATGGCCATGGGCCTGCCCTGCGTGACTACACCATTAGCTAACAACGCTTTGAACGGTACGCCCGCCCTGCACCTGCTGGTGGCGGCCGATGCCGAGGGCCTCGCCGACGCCGTGGGGCAGCTACTGGCCGATTCCGCCGCCGCCGACCAATTGGGCGCGCGCGGCCTCACCTTTGTGCAGCAGCACTACGACTGGGCCGCCACCACGGCGCGCCTGGAGAACTTATTGCTTCTGAATTGTTAG